Below is a window of Humulus lupulus chromosome 2, drHumLupu1.1, whole genome shotgun sequence DNA.
ACtcatggccatggcgcaccatgACGTATCTCAGAGGTTTGGGCCacattccatgcaagcggcataccaacaagccaagggaaccgtatcCATAAACCTTTGGCAGCACACTTCACGCACTAACAAGGCGACTcgataatgtccatgagtactcctactcatggagacatatgagtcccctcatgGTCCTCATATTCCCACCACACTAGCCCTcataactagtagtagctcacttgacgcacccgCACTAGGGGATGTCTCCAAGTAGCCACTTGCAAAGTGTCCTATATCGTTTGGCAGCTGGCTTCTTAAGAAGGTTGAGGACTAATGGCTCCTCCATAGCTGCATCACCATAAGATCTCTTCCTCGTTCGATCAATGTAGTCTTGAAACCAGTCAGGCTTTCCCTTTTAAATTCAACCCCAGCCACCTCCTCAAGGTTGATAATAACTACACCCGGAGTCGCAGGATTTGGTGTGACAACATTGGTTAGAGGAGTGGATGACTCATCAAATTAAAAATCATCTGGCATATCCAGTGGCTTTGAATATGAATTTGTTGCGTCACCCCTAAAGCCTCTTGGTCGCTCCTGTAtaaatgtcaggatctgactgactGTGTCCATGATCACAGACTGGTTCTTCAGGATGATCTCTTATCGATCTTTGACTCTCTCTAACCTCTATATCAACTCTGTGATATCAGCTACAACGAGGATTGGGGCTGCTGCAGAGGCTACTGGAGGGGTGGGTCTGCAACCTCCTCATCGTCAAGGctagcatcatcaaatatctTTGTTGCCAGGGCAACCTGAGACACCTTCTCGGCCactttctcaaaatatagggtcgtCTTGTCCTCCCCATCAATCTTCTCAGGGTCCTGGCCTAGCCCGGAATATAGAGGAGCATCACCCTCTGTCAGGGCGTTGTAATATTGCACCTTTGCTAGTCGGGGCTTCAACAACGGTAACACAATCAACTACAACCAATATAAAACATTGATTAAAGTCAAATTATCataaaaaatagatatatagctAAACATATCTAATTATCATCAATAAAATATCACTTACAATGCTCTTCGAAAACATTTATGAAATGGTAGACTTTGTGAAATCCTTTTTCTTCTGGTGCGACCAACTAACCATCCTCGGGACCATATTTCCGGAGCTCACAACATACTCCTGCGCAACCTGCTGAATGACATCGTACGCCCAATACTCTAACGCTAGGGCAAAATCGTACAAACTGTACTTTGACTCTCGTTGCACCTTCGCATCCTTCTTCCTATAATATAAATCCTTCTGGTGAtgcatgtccttcttacaagaattGATAAGCTTCTTGAAAGATAACTTCCCCATagatagctgaagaagtagtcTATGTCCTCAACTAGCTTCAGTATACCACGCCATATAGTCAATTTTCCCTCCAGGGCATTTAAAACTCCCTCAACCAAGAAACAGAGACCCATCTTGTAGACATCTTCAACAACAGTGCAAGTATTGAAAGCATTCTCCACCTGTACGAGCTTTACTTTCTCAACATCATtaaaatactcctttatcaagcAGTCCCTAGTAAGACGCTAATCCAACTCTGCCTATGATGGTCCATAATTGAAATTTAGCCACGTCGCCAAAGCAAATTCTCCCATGCTGAATCTATAGGCCTTTGAGCCCAAAAAGAAATGCACCTCATATTCTCTTTTACTTGCTATTTTCCTCAGTAATAGTTGATGCACTAAAAATCCAAAGAAATGAAATTTTGAGGCAAAGAAAAAATGTTTAAAAGGGGATTCCTTCTCCCTTTCTATCAACCCAAGCTTCACAAACCTCTTCTTAATTGTATTCAAATGACTACtacccctatatgtgactcgGGCAGGAAAGTGATCTTGAAACGGAATAAGAAAATTTGGCATTTGTATCGACACATGAAAATAGTTAGTgagaaaacataaatttaaacaaaatcggaaaaaaaattgtcaaaaatATAATAGGAAAACTGAGTTAAACACTGTTATCGAGCCACCATCGAACTACAATAGCAGCCTATCGAGACACTATCAAGCTAACGTCGAGATAAAAGAATATGTCTTAATTTTGAAATAATTGAGCATTCATCAAGCTCCTATCAAGCATATCGAGCCAAATTCTACAAACCCTATCGAAAAACTATTGATCCTATCTAGATCCTATCGAACcctattgtagagtccaagaactttacttagctagttatttagtagtattatagtatgtttagtattatctatgtaactgtggatttttggttcagaccgggaattatttggacactcatagtagtacttatagattttctaagtttaatctatagtttaagaatattaagtataacctaaggtttgattaatgtgactgatattaaggattatatttattatattataaggtttagacatcaaccaataagattttaagcacatgttatgaatggtgattaaggattaagtatttttgaggattaaatttaataaggagtaaagtttgaatgttatagggtcagtcagcagctttgaaaacgttgagggcttagtcaaggctgtttactccattcaaacttagctaaaaatgtgtaatttcgtgtttaaatattcagcgtgtgccgatatatcgcagctatagggggcgatatgtcgcagcacgtagatacggaaaacacgagacgatgcacggtcgcctcgggcatactggcccaggcgatatatcgcctacagggggcgatatatcgcctcctccagcatgaattcaaactcttttgaattcttttcctttcagccattcaaacttattcaaaagtccagcatcttttgaacgagtcttcagcctctgctgaacgattattcaaatgattttcacctaaaaagccattatttttattcaagtaaaatcaagatactttcattcccaaactctataaataggacctagtacccatccatttcttcaccttttactctaagttcagaagctgctagtgttaagtgagtgtgagagtttaaacacctggtttgggaaaatcataagcttaaacatcataagcttatcaaacactttgggaagtgaggttcgttagtatttcggttgtggttagattgatcttgcaagtctttgaggtaaccaaaactctagttcatttctgtattatgttattttctttctcatagtcttctactcaatctctaacctttaTCTCTATTTTGGTTaaggaatctaagttcttgagcacataagtttcggtaagcatgtctctcaaatggtttagtcttctcatttccttttcatctctttccttctttcaactcactcttgttcattatggttttaggagtgttccaaaagtcccaactcagtccattatatcccggtaaccttggtaaggaaaataggctagaatctatatgtttatgtttatgttatcttatgtgttatgttatgatatgttatgaatatgttataaatgtgtttgtttgtaggcttgggcttatgccctatttgactaacaagaccccaaaaagattgtgggcatatgcctatttagctggtaggaccccactaatctcatgggcataagcttgtttagtctatgggaccccaagtaataatgaccattataataagtgtattatgtgttatgatatgtctttacgttattatgaaattgatttgtatgactatgtgttagatttttccttgctgggcattaggctcattcctttctttttatgtgcaggaaataagctttagaggcggaaagattcgtgacgcttagaggatgtgtatcgatggtgaatggagtcaaggggccgagcgttatttgattcgaggatgtagtctcattttaatttctatggttttatatgtattttccgcattttcttatgtaattcttttcatttaaatcatgttttgttttttaaagacaatgggatcccaaatccttcttagtattctatttatttgcaagtaactcttatttttacaagttactcaataaattatggtattttcataaaaatgtaagttttatgtatagtttcgttaatggtccaaatagtctagattagtagGTCATTACACCTATTGAGCCTATCGAGAAATCATCCTATCAAACCCTATCGAGCCTATCGAGAAATCATCCTATCGAACCTTATCGAGCCTATCGAAAAATcatcctatcgaggcctatcgatttaATCCATTCGAGCTTACATCGAGCCATATCTAGTTCTAATGCATCAATACTTTCGAGCTTGTATCAAGCTATTATCGAACCAACTATGTTTATCTAATCTAGCATATATTGAGCTCACATTGAACCCATCGAGTAACATcagcaaacccagaaaaaaataCATGAAACGCAATTCATACCCCTTGACCCAAATTGCATACAGAAATCTAAAACAAAGAAGCATTTAGGTTTTAAAAATCACATTGGGTTGTAAAATACCTTAGTCCGCGTTGCGTCCCTGGTTCGGAGGTCCTTGGAGGCGGCGATGGTCTTGGGAGGAGGATGCAGGTGATGGTGTCTCGTTTCCGGTCAAATCTATCACGGAGGACCCAAGACGGACTCGATCACAGTGGTGGCGGAGCTGGGTGCTGTCGGTTCagggtttggggttctgagttaggtctgagagagagagagacaatgAAGTTTTGTTTGGGGGAAAAATGAAAGGGGCAGTTTGAGTACATAATGAATATTTAGCATCAAAGTGAAAAGATGAATAATGatggcattttttttttgtattttgggtACACTTTATGCGTAGAAAGTGGAATTTTCCTTTATGTATATGAAAAATTACATCATTGTGAGGCACATCCATGCATAATGAAATTAACCATTGGTTGATAAACATCCTTCTTGTTCAACTCTTCAATGGGCTCAAAGACGGAGTCAAAGTTGGCTTTTAGGGGgacaaaagagagaaaaaaaaattagggggtatcctataaattttaaaaaattggaaaataataataaaaaaaatgaaaaaaattatttctcaACAATTTGGGAAGAAGGCCACCCTTACCTAATGGGCTGAACAATAAGGGCTTTGTTGTAGGTCTCTAATTTACGTATTTCTCATTGGTGTATCTTCAGCATGTACCATGCAACTACAAAGTGCTTTCTCCTGCCTACTTGGATTCCATATCATGTACAACAACATTGTTGATAAATATACATAACTTAAgtatcttattttttttctttcttcctaaattaaaaaaacataatcaaaataacaataACTTCGTAATCAAAGAGATGTATCATTTCCTTGAGTTTATGGCAAGTATTTAACACCCTATCAAGTAACACAACCTATCATTATAAGAAATTCCCAGAAAGTAAAATGTTTTAAAGAGAGTTTTAATCGTTTATTGCACCTTTCTATATTGAATTAGAAAAATAATTATGCATACATTTAAGTACCTGGAAAATCATTTCTCTTCCAAGTCATTACACAGAGACCGAAACTAATTTGGGCCAATGAAGTGTGGAAGCTTAAAAACGTAGTCTTTCAAGTTCAAATCTCATTACTTACTTACGTTAACAAACTAGAGAAACTTTGGCTGATCTTGTTATGAAATGTCACAACTGATAACACGATAACCGCATTACTTAAACTTGAAATTAGCACTTGCTTTTGTCAATGTGATAAAGATATTGCATGACATACCAATCACAACTTACCGTTTTACCCCCATCCTTTGTGGCAAAGGACAGCTATGAACTTACCACTATTTACAAACGTGACACGTGGCAGAAACCCAATAGTCCATTGAATTCTCCAAAAGCCGGCGAAACCTAGTATAATAAACACTAAACAGAGTCCTTTTACTCCCATACGTGTTTCTCAGTGAACTCAAACCAAGTCACAATTCTCACCCtctttacaaatatacccctatcCTTTTCAAGAATTCAATCAACTGCGAAGGACATTGTCGTAATATTCATTCTCAAATACCACTGAACATCAGCCGGCTATTATTTGCCGTCTGCGCCACTCTCATGgtgtttttttgtttttcataTCAAAACTTTATTCGGAAAGAACAAAACAACAAATCCCACATCTTCATTCATTCCTTAATTCTCTGTAACTATTCAAACTCTCTGTCTCAATCTCTGTTACCACGATGAAGAAACATGAAAACGAATCACTACTGTTTTCGGACTCTGTTAAGCCCCGAAAGCCAAAATCTCGAGAAGTAGGCTCTCGGTTTCTATCTCCAACCTCAACGTCTTTGCTCGAAACCGGAATCCCATCTCCGACTCAAGGCGTCTCACCGGTCCGGAGAAAACCCGGCTCGTCGACTTTCCCGGAAATAAGAAAGAACCGGCCTCAGCTCGAGGAGCATGGCTATCTACGCGGACTATGGCCATCGtcaattactactactactactacgactacttcttcttcttcttcgtcttcttcagCCAATAAGTTTGACACTTTGGCTGATCATCTGGGAAACGATAGGCTTAATGATCTTCTGGAGAGAAAAAGCTCCGCCGTTTTCGATAGGCAGAGGAGTTCCAGAGAGACAAATAGGTTCGAGAACGATAAAGAAAGTAGCAAAGAAAATCACAGGCCGATTTTTGGAGGGTCGATGAGATATTATACGGGAAGTAGTAGCTCAAGGTTTTCCGGGAAAGTTTCCTCGAGTAAGGTATTTAACACCAGTAGTTCAGATATAGTTCCCGGGAGATTATCTGTGGATGAAAATGCTTTACATCAAAAACCATCTAGACGAATGTCGGATAGTTTTGCAGAAGCTTTGGAGTACAGTGATGGTTTTTCGAGTACTGATCATTTCGGGTCGTCGTTAGATACGGGAAAGTCTTCGAGAGTTAGAAAATCTGGGGTTGAAGTTTCTTCAAAGTACATGAACGACATAGGAACAACAACAACGGCGACGACGACGACAAGGTCTAGAAGAGGAACTACGGATTCGAATATAACATCGAATCCGGTGTCGTTGGATAGGTCTCCGAGGTTGGGAAAACTTTCCATTAAAAACGCTATCAAAAGGGCTAATTCACTTACGTCTTCTGGTTATGGAAGTGGTGGAAAGTCTCAATGGGCTTTATCGCCTGGGAG
It encodes the following:
- the LOC133815981 gene encoding QWRF motif-containing protein 3; this encodes MKKHENESLLFSDSVKPRKPKSREVGSRFLSPTSTSLLETGIPSPTQGVSPVRRKPGSSTFPEIRKNRPQLEEHGYLRGLWPSSITTTTTTTTSSSSSSSSANKFDTLADHLGNDRLNDLLERKSSAVFDRQRSSRETNRFENDKESSKENHRPIFGGSMRYYTGSSSSRFSGKVSSSKVFNTSSSDIVPGRLSVDENALHQKPSRRMSDSFAEALEYSDGFSSTDHFGSSLDTGKSSRVRKSGVEVSSKYMNDIGTTTTATTTTRSRRGTTDSNITSNPVSLDRSPRLGKLSIKNAIKRANSLTSSGYGSGGKSQWALSPGRSSSPSLSVENKGKLQSFSSMKPPTNSPSKTKGVDKFLSMSLGLFKSKNHSSHSSSTTTAITNSNSSASNSLPGGYISTEASHQLRVLHNRLMQWRYANARADAVDFNIATHVKINLSSAWDGLTKLQHSVVQKRIQLQKEKLEMKLNFILQSEFKLLEAWGDMERQHLASVSTTKDCLNSVVCKVPLIEGAKVDVQSASLTFRHASDLTSAIKSMLTTFSPSAGKIGPLISDLAEVVAQERLLLEECLELFRTISILELKERHLKSSVIQMEFWQQQQQEKQMPQRVGLALS